A DNA window from Acidimicrobiales bacterium contains the following coding sequences:
- a CDS encoding heme-copper oxidase subunit III, protein MTVATDIATTTAPPAAHADGHGHVTNTGLSNEKLAMWAFLGSECLLFGALISAYFLYRGKSISGPTPKDIYDIPYTSVSSFVLLMSSLTMVLALAAIQRGDHRRLRVWLVATALLGASFIAGQVYEFTSFIREGLTIKTNLFGSSFFVLTGFHGVHVTLGIIMLLSLWNLSLRGKLPQEKSEVVEIAGLYWHFVDVVWIVIFTVIYLIPS, encoded by the coding sequence GTGACCGTGGCCACCGACATCGCCACCACCACCGCCCCGCCCGCCGCCCACGCCGACGGGCACGGACACGTCACGAACACCGGCCTCTCCAACGAGAAGCTGGCCATGTGGGCGTTCCTCGGCTCCGAGTGCCTGCTGTTCGGCGCCTTGATCTCGGCGTACTTCCTGTACCGGGGCAAGAGCATCTCGGGCCCCACGCCGAAGGACATCTACGACATCCCCTACACGTCGGTGAGCTCGTTCGTGCTCCTGATGAGCTCGCTCACGATGGTGCTCGCGCTGGCCGCCATCCAGCGGGGCGACCACCGTCGCCTCCGGGTGTGGCTCGTCGCCACCGCCCTGCTCGGCGCCAGCTTCATCGCCGGGCAGGTGTACGAGTTCACCTCGTTCATCCGTGAGGGACTCACCATCAAGACGAACCTGTTCGGGAGCAGCTTCTTCGTGCTCACCGGTTTCCACGGCGTGCACGTCACGCTGGGCATCATCATGCTGCTGTCCCTGTGGAACCTCTCGTTGCGGGGCAAGCTGCCGCAGGAGAAGTCGGAGGTCGTCGAGATCGCCGGCCTGTACTGGCACTTCGTCGACGTGGTGTGGATCGTCATCTTCACCGTCATCTACCTGATCCCGTCCTGA
- a CDS encoding cytochrome C oxidase subunit IV family protein: MSSGTVDQASHHAEPADDHGDHAGHPSEAQYVKIALILAAITGLEVGLYYTSFSQTATNLTLIALAAMKFVIVAAYFMHLKFDNRILRRLFITGFVLATFCYIAYLLTLGVFR, encoded by the coding sequence ATGAGCAGCGGCACAGTCGATCAGGCGAGCCACCACGCAGAGCCGGCAGATGACCACGGCGACCATGCCGGGCACCCGTCCGAGGCGCAGTACGTCAAGATCGCCCTGATCCTGGCCGCCATCACGGGTCTCGAGGTCGGCCTCTATTACACGTCGTTCTCGCAGACCGCCACCAACCTCACGCTCATCGCGCTGGCGGCGATGAAGTTCGTCATCGTGGCCGCGTACTTCATGCACCTGAAGTTCGACAACCGGATCCTGCGTCGCCTGTTCATCACCGGGTTCGTGCTCGCCACGTTCTGCTACATCGCCTACCTGCTGACACTCGGCGTCTTCCGCTGA
- a CDS encoding cytochrome c oxidase assembly protein, which yields MLAHVGASGWEWHPHPDVWLLVLLLIAAYGMVVTRVGPSQARPGEAVVTRRQVTLYGAGVLALWVHADWPIHDIGEHYLFSVHMVQHIGFTLIAAPLLLLGLPVWLVRWIARPRGLRFVCTRLTRPLPAAIIFNTATVFTHWPVVVNAALRNHSLHFALHVLIVSSALLMWFPVLNRVPELPRMSQGMRLVYVFLQSVIPTIPASFLTFGSGLLYSFYGGVPRPFPISAVDDQQLAGALMKIYAGLLLWSVIAVAFFRWYARDQRGEIEAVLTWDDVERELARTPPPAEPARRVPPVS from the coding sequence ATGCTGGCGCACGTCGGCGCATCCGGGTGGGAGTGGCACCCGCATCCCGACGTGTGGCTCCTCGTGCTCCTGCTCATCGCCGCCTACGGGATGGTGGTCACGAGGGTGGGGCCGAGCCAGGCGCGCCCGGGGGAGGCTGTGGTCACCCGGCGCCAGGTCACCCTCTACGGGGCCGGCGTGCTCGCCCTCTGGGTGCACGCCGACTGGCCCATCCACGACATCGGCGAGCACTACCTGTTCAGCGTCCACATGGTCCAGCACATCGGGTTCACGCTGATCGCAGCGCCACTCCTGTTGCTGGGCCTGCCCGTCTGGCTGGTGCGCTGGATCGCCCGACCCCGGGGTCTCCGGTTCGTGTGCACCAGGCTCACCCGGCCGCTGCCCGCCGCCATCATCTTCAACACGGCCACCGTCTTCACCCACTGGCCCGTCGTCGTCAACGCCGCACTGCGGAACCACTCCCTCCACTTCGCCCTCCACGTGCTCATCGTGTCGAGCGCCCTCCTCATGTGGTTCCCGGTACTGAACCGGGTCCCTGAGCTCCCCCGCATGTCGCAGGGCATGCGGCTCGTGTACGTGTTCCTCCAGTCGGTCATACCGACCATCCCGGCGTCGTTCCTCACCTTCGGCAGCGGCCTGTTGTACAGCTTCTACGGGGGCGTTCCACGGCCCTTTCCCATCTCGGCTGTCGACGACCAGCAGCTGGCTGGTGCCCTCATGAAGATCTACGCCGGGCTCCTGCTGTGGTCGGTGATCGCGGTGGCCTTCTTCCGGTGGTACGCGCGCGACCAGCGCGGGGAGATCGAGGCCGTGCTGACGTGGGACGACGTCGAGCGCGAGCTGGCCCGCACGCCGCCCCCCGCGGAGCCGGCCCGGCGCGTCCCCCCGGTGTCGTGA
- a CDS encoding TlpA disulfide reductase family protein, with the protein MKGRPRLLLAAAGAVVAIAVVVFAFRPSGDQVEPTGAAPTFSTVDLAGRPVRLVQYRGEPVLLNFWASWCIPCRKEFPLLRAVHGHGLTVLGVVFNDSADSAAEFMKDQGASWPGLQDPGGDIAEAYHVGLRPGIPVSVLIDGGGRLVERHVGELRQGDLDRLVALVSATSTTT; encoded by the coding sequence GTGAAGGGCCGACCCCGGCTGCTGCTCGCCGCGGCCGGAGCGGTCGTCGCCATCGCCGTGGTCGTCTTCGCCTTCCGGCCGTCCGGCGACCAGGTCGAGCCCACGGGGGCGGCGCCCACCTTCTCCACCGTCGACCTCGCCGGCAGGCCGGTCCGCCTCGTCCAGTACCGCGGCGAGCCCGTCCTCCTCAACTTCTGGGCGTCGTGGTGCATCCCGTGCCGCAAGGAGTTCCCCCTGTTGCGAGCGGTGCACGGCCACGGGCTCACGGTGCTCGGCGTGGTGTTCAACGACTCGGCCGACTCGGCCGCCGAGTTCATGAAGGACCAGGGGGCGTCCTGGCCCGGCCTCCAGGACCCGGGCGGCGACATCGCCGAGGCGTACCACGTCGGGCTGCGGCCGGGGATTCCGGTGAGCGTGCTGATCGACGGCGGCGGCCGGCTGGTGGAACGCCATGTCGGCGAGCTGCGCCAGGGTGACCTCGACCGTCTGGTCGCCCTCGTCAGCGCCACGTCGACCACGACCTGA
- a CDS encoding aminotransferase class V-fold PLP-dependent enzyme, which translates to MATTGSVSGGAPGGPDSHMAAATLPVSLVGDGDPVPCIDGRQRPYLNLDAAASTGALPAVARRVADFLPLYSSVHRGAGFRSRQATAAYEQARAAALAFAGRTEAGPDVAIICRNTTEAVNHLAYRLRLEADDVVATTVVEHHANLLPWARLCRRRFVECAEDGTFTTDDVVAVLDDGRPPRLLAISGASNVTGWLPPIAEVLDAAHERGVPVVVDAAQLAPHAPLPAGADFLAWSGHKMYAPYGAGVLVGPRATFADGDPFLAGGGAVDLVDLDEVIWTEPPDREEAGSPNVLGAVALEAAIAELGAIGWDAVRQHDDVLARGLRSALGAVPGVRLLGPSLSTPTLPLATFTVDGVPHALVAARLSAEFGIGVRHGCFCAHPYLLRLLGLTPAEVVAYRRALLAGDRREIPGAVRASASLSTSVGDVDRLVAAVAAIAADPVPPVPYEQDVATGDFWPAVDVPGWSEAERGPGSSCARG; encoded by the coding sequence ATGGCGACGACCGGTAGCGTCTCGGGCGGCGCGCCCGGAGGACCGGACTCGCACATGGCTGCGGCGACGCTCCCCGTGTCCCTCGTTGGCGACGGCGACCCGGTGCCGTGCATCGACGGTCGACAGCGGCCGTACCTCAATCTCGACGCGGCGGCCTCGACGGGCGCCCTGCCCGCGGTGGCCCGTCGGGTCGCCGACTTCCTTCCCCTGTACTCGAGCGTGCATCGGGGTGCAGGGTTCCGATCCCGCCAGGCCACGGCCGCCTACGAGCAGGCCAGGGCGGCGGCGCTGGCGTTCGCCGGCCGGACCGAGGCCGGGCCCGACGTCGCCATCATCTGCCGGAACACCACCGAGGCCGTCAACCACCTGGCCTACCGGCTGCGCCTCGAAGCGGACGACGTGGTGGCGACGACGGTCGTCGAACACCACGCCAACCTCCTTCCGTGGGCTCGCCTCTGCCGGCGCCGTTTCGTCGAGTGCGCCGAGGACGGCACCTTCACCACCGACGACGTGGTGGCCGTGCTCGACGACGGGCGCCCGCCGCGGCTGCTGGCCATCTCGGGCGCGTCCAACGTGACGGGGTGGCTGCCGCCGATCGCCGAGGTCCTCGACGCAGCCCACGAGCGCGGCGTTCCGGTCGTCGTCGACGCCGCCCAGCTCGCGCCGCACGCCCCCCTGCCGGCCGGGGCCGACTTCCTGGCCTGGAGCGGCCACAAGATGTACGCCCCCTACGGAGCGGGCGTGCTCGTCGGCCCGAGAGCCACCTTCGCTGACGGCGACCCCTTCCTGGCCGGCGGGGGCGCGGTCGACCTGGTCGATCTCGACGAGGTGATCTGGACCGAACCGCCCGACCGGGAGGAGGCCGGCTCGCCCAACGTCCTGGGCGCCGTCGCCCTCGAGGCCGCCATCGCCGAACTGGGCGCCATCGGCTGGGACGCCGTCCGCCAGCACGACGATGTGCTGGCTCGCGGCCTGCGCTCGGCCCTCGGCGCCGTGCCGGGCGTTCGCCTCCTCGGCCCGAGCCTGTCGACACCCACGCTTCCCCTGGCGACCTTCACCGTCGATGGCGTCCCCCACGCCCTCGTGGCGGCCCGGCTCAGCGCCGAGTTCGGGATCGGGGTGCGCCACGGCTGCTTCTGCGCCCATCCCTACCTGCTCCGGCTGCTGGGGCTCACGCCCGCCGAGGTCGTCGCCTACCGGCGGGCCCTCCTGGCCGGTGACCGGCGCGAGATCCCCGGAGCGGTGCGGGCCAGCGCCTCGCTGTCCACGTCGGTCGGCGACGTCGACCGCCTGGTCGCGGCTGTCGCTGCCATTGCCGCCGACCCGGTACCGCCGGTCCCCTACGAACAGGACGTGGCCACCGGGGACTTCTGGCCCGCCGTCGACGTCCCGGGGTGGTCCGAGGCCGAGCGCGGCCCCGGTTCGTCCTGCGCCCGGGGCTGA
- a CDS encoding DUF1232 domain-containing protein: MLRLLLVAAAAVVASWTLLVVLARRLPPGVLKDLATVLPACVTTARRLRRDPRVPRRAKVAVAVAAVWVLSPIDLIPEFLPVIGPLDDVVVVALALRYAARRVPREVLFEAWPAEPRLLERLVPDRGRPGAPAVDDGSDVPQ; the protein is encoded by the coding sequence GTGCTCCGGCTCCTGCTCGTGGCGGCTGCCGCCGTCGTCGCCTCGTGGACGCTGCTCGTGGTCCTCGCCCGACGGCTGCCGCCGGGCGTTCTCAAGGACCTGGCCACCGTGCTGCCGGCGTGCGTCACCACCGCCCGCCGCCTCCGGCGCGATCCTCGCGTTCCCCGCCGGGCCAAGGTGGCGGTGGCGGTGGCGGCCGTGTGGGTGCTGTCGCCCATCGACCTCATCCCCGAGTTCCTGCCGGTCATCGGTCCGCTCGACGACGTCGTCGTCGTCGCCCTCGCACTGCGCTATGCCGCCCGGCGGGTGCCACGGGAGGTGTTGTTCGAGGCGTGGCCGGCCGAGCCTCGCCTCCTCGAGAGGCTGGTCCCGGATCGTGGCCGGCCTGGTGCGCCCGCAGTGGACGACGGCAGTGACGTCCCGCAGTAG
- a CDS encoding reverse transcriptase domain-containing protein: protein MPMADPWRRVSCVPPGAATAASKRPPSRSLLAEIATDAPWEATVDAFRSRNPRRTDRIADYERLLAGGDHLRVGDAVLAGRYQPAPPDEVWLNKVDGRKKRVFSYGPTDELLFRVVHRLIQPLASEAASPWCRSFLPGGGARAAFRCVLSDPDAGSKSALRLDVRDYFNSIDVEDLLRGLPGAFTEGALGALLQTSLRDRRVRRRGAVVDGGPKGVMAGTPVAPLLATLYLRDVDDEVAATGATYARYSDDIVALAPPGELASVERLVRRRLAERALVVNEEKSSVARPGEPWDFLGFRYAHGSIALAPVTERKLKARTTRLARSLLRWRERTGASGERATGAFVRRTNLRLYGVPAGRAEFSWATWFLPMLGSPAGLDALDAHVRREARYAATGRRTARTIRDVPYTALAGAGHLPLVAAYWAMRDGVVAYDALVRRRTGLA from the coding sequence ATGCCGATGGCCGATCCCTGGAGGCGGGTGTCCTGCGTACCTCCGGGTGCGGCTACAGCCGCTTCAAAGCGACCTCCCTCCCGCTCGCTCCTCGCCGAGATCGCGACCGACGCTCCCTGGGAGGCGACCGTCGACGCCTTCCGGAGCCGGAATCCGCGCCGCACGGACCGCATCGCCGACTACGAGCGCCTGCTGGCCGGCGGCGACCACCTGCGGGTGGGGGACGCCGTACTGGCCGGCCGGTACCAGCCGGCGCCGCCCGACGAGGTGTGGCTCAACAAGGTGGACGGGCGCAAGAAGCGGGTCTTCAGCTACGGCCCCACTGACGAGCTGCTGTTCCGGGTGGTGCACCGGCTGATCCAGCCGCTCGCGTCCGAGGCCGCGTCACCCTGGTGCCGCTCGTTCCTGCCGGGCGGCGGCGCCCGTGCCGCGTTCCGCTGCGTGCTGTCCGACCCGGATGCGGGATCCAAGTCGGCCCTCCGCCTCGACGTGCGGGACTACTTCAACTCGATCGACGTCGAGGACCTGCTGCGCGGCCTGCCCGGCGCCTTCACCGAGGGAGCGCTCGGGGCCCTGTTGCAGACGTCACTGCGGGATCGTCGGGTGCGACGGCGGGGTGCCGTCGTCGACGGCGGCCCCAAGGGCGTGATGGCCGGGACACCGGTGGCGCCGCTGCTGGCCACGCTCTACCTGCGCGACGTCGACGATGAGGTCGCAGCCACGGGCGCCACCTACGCCCGATACAGCGACGACATCGTCGCCCTCGCACCTCCTGGCGAGCTGGCCTCGGTGGAGCGACTCGTCCGCCGCCGACTGGCCGAGCGGGCGCTGGTCGTCAACGAGGAGAAGTCCTCGGTCGCCCGGCCGGGAGAGCCGTGGGACTTCCTCGGGTTCCGGTACGCCCACGGTTCGATCGCTCTCGCCCCGGTCACCGAGCGCAAGCTCAAGGCCCGCACAACTCGCCTGGCCCGGAGCCTCCTGCGGTGGCGGGAGCGAACGGGCGCATCGGGCGAGCGGGCCACGGGCGCGTTCGTCCGGCGGACAAACCTGCGCCTGTACGGCGTTCCGGCCGGACGGGCCGAGTTCTCGTGGGCCACGTGGTTCCTCCCCATGCTCGGGTCGCCCGCCGGGCTCGACGCCCTCGACGCCCACGTCCGACGCGAGGCTCGGTACGCGGCCACGGGGCGGCGCACCGCCCGCACCATCCGGGACGTCCCGTACACGGCGCTCGCCGGCGCCGGGCACCTACCCCTGGTCGCCGCCTACTGGGCCATGCGCGACGGCGTGGTGGCCTACGACGCGCTCGTCCGGCGGAGGACCGGTCTGGCCTGA
- a CDS encoding protease inhibitor I42 family protein, protein MAELPSQLDLTVGQAWTVQLEAAGGGYRWHAEVEGDDAVVAVTAEYAEHAEGGVQPGRWRGDVVTVTGLAPGHASVVLGRRRSWETSGAGGEERMRVTVRPT, encoded by the coding sequence ATGGCGGAATTGCCCAGCCAGCTCGATCTCACCGTCGGCCAGGCGTGGACGGTGCAGCTCGAGGCAGCGGGTGGGGGATACCGATGGCACGCCGAGGTGGAGGGTGACGATGCCGTCGTCGCAGTCACCGCGGAGTACGCAGAGCACGCAGAGGGTGGTGTGCAGCCGGGACGGTGGCGGGGCGACGTCGTCACCGTCACGGGGCTGGCGCCCGGACACGCCTCCGTGGTCCTCGGCCGGCGCCGGTCGTGGGAGACGTCGGGTGCGGGCGGCGAAGAGCGCATGCGGGTGACCGTTCGCCCTACGTAG
- a CDS encoding C1 family peptidase: MAGKEITQRSIQRYGWVPDLPDARDHLFSAPQAVLDDLPRSVDLRPGCPPVYDQGQLGSCTANAIGAAYQYLQKKQKQKDFMPSRLFVYYNERVMEGTVDTDSGAMIRDGIKSVAQAGVCPEELWPYDITQFRTKPPRSCYTAALENQAIVYRRVINSSLHQLQGALASGVPVVFGFSVYESFESDDVAKTGVVPLPPRGEKLLGGHAVLAVGYDDDSQRFLVRNSWGPQWADEGYCTMPYGYLTDAQLAQDFWAIYAVESEPATKRKPAKRAAKTTKAAKAATAKAKPAQAGRSTKAAKARKGS; encoded by the coding sequence ATGGCCGGCAAGGAGATCACGCAGCGTTCGATCCAGCGGTACGGGTGGGTCCCCGACCTTCCCGACGCCCGCGACCACCTGTTCTCGGCGCCCCAGGCCGTGCTCGACGACCTCCCGAGGAGCGTCGACCTCCGCCCTGGCTGCCCGCCGGTGTACGACCAGGGCCAGCTGGGCAGCTGCACCGCCAACGCCATCGGTGCCGCCTACCAGTACCTGCAGAAGAAGCAGAAGCAGAAGGACTTCATGCCGTCCCGCCTGTTCGTCTATTACAACGAACGGGTCATGGAAGGGACGGTCGACACCGACAGCGGCGCCATGATCCGCGACGGCATCAAGAGCGTGGCCCAGGCAGGGGTGTGCCCCGAGGAGTTGTGGCCCTACGACATCACGCAGTTCCGCACCAAGCCACCGCGCAGCTGCTACACCGCCGCCCTCGAGAACCAGGCCATCGTGTACCGGCGGGTGATCAACAGCAGCCTCCATCAGCTCCAGGGCGCCCTGGCCAGCGGTGTTCCCGTCGTCTTCGGCTTCTCGGTGTACGAGAGCTTCGAGAGCGACGACGTGGCCAAGACGGGCGTCGTCCCCCTCCCTCCGAGGGGCGAGAAGCTGCTGGGCGGACACGCGGTGCTGGCCGTGGGGTACGACGACGACTCGCAGCGCTTCCTCGTGCGGAACTCGTGGGGGCCCCAATGGGCCGACGAAGGGTACTGCACGATGCCGTACGGCTACCTCACCGACGCCCAGCTGGCGCAGGACTTCTGGGCCATCTACGCGGTGGAGAGCGAGCCGGCGACGAAGCGCAAGCCGGCCAAGAGGGCGGCCAAGACCACCAAGGCGGCCAAGGCGGCGACGGCCAAGGCCAAGCCTGCGCAGGCCGGGCGGTCGACCAAGGCGGCGAAGGCCCGCAAGGGTTCCTGA
- a CDS encoding Fic family protein: MTGDLDDAYRPLSGPEQWEAAGSLLPGAPWEEAVEGLRALDGEAPAWTDMVRRGMVVAAAYWSGALAGLYDGDDVLAGALLAGVATPASCGPGATPHVLANHAASELAAGIAGSYEPLSEARLRRLHAVACAPQLTHPVPTDGGGHDHVLGHGDYKHHPNDPHPASGCRQVLAPVGLVGAEMARLASALAGGAFAALRPTARAAYALHGLTHVGPFAAGNGRVGRAVASGTLLAAASVPFAVPAAAADRYRRALAAAGHGEAAALVAFVEQQCAHLVALVSRARTTAGSPAAAAALRRWKTQVRTAHRVRVLLPAAVEGALLRHRRRTDLGWMDDLVAARVVAGPPGEDEARFEAGPVAIRVPAGGESVVEEAVVVVAHPVAGEDHAVAVQVTEAELGIHVHEEDVAPLVTAAFTHRLDALLDRAVTALAVRVAAEDDAG; encoded by the coding sequence ATGACGGGGGACCTCGACGACGCGTACCGCCCGCTCTCCGGTCCGGAGCAGTGGGAGGCGGCGGGCTCGTTGCTCCCGGGCGCGCCGTGGGAGGAAGCCGTCGAAGGTCTGCGAGCACTCGACGGTGAGGCACCCGCGTGGACCGACATGGTCCGTCGTGGCATGGTCGTCGCCGCCGCCTACTGGTCGGGCGCCCTCGCCGGCTTGTACGACGGCGACGACGTGCTCGCCGGTGCGCTGCTGGCCGGCGTCGCCACACCTGCGTCGTGCGGGCCGGGGGCTACACCCCACGTGCTCGCCAACCATGCCGCGTCCGAGCTGGCCGCCGGCATCGCCGGCTCCTACGAACCGCTTTCGGAGGCGCGGCTACGACGGCTCCACGCCGTCGCCTGCGCTCCCCAGCTCACCCACCCGGTCCCCACCGACGGCGGCGGGCACGACCACGTGCTGGGGCACGGGGACTACAAGCACCACCCGAACGACCCGCACCCGGCGTCCGGATGCCGTCAGGTGCTCGCACCCGTCGGGCTGGTGGGCGCCGAGATGGCGCGGCTCGCCTCGGCCCTGGCCGGCGGCGCGTTCGCCGCACTCCGGCCCACCGCCCGAGCCGCCTATGCGCTGCACGGACTGACCCACGTCGGCCCGTTCGCCGCAGGGAACGGGCGGGTGGGGCGGGCGGTCGCGTCGGGGACGCTCCTCGCCGCCGCCTCCGTCCCCTTCGCCGTGCCGGCGGCGGCTGCCGATCGCTACCGCAGGGCGCTGGCTGCAGCCGGCCACGGCGAGGCGGCCGCGCTGGTGGCGTTCGTCGAGCAGCAGTGCGCCCACCTCGTCGCGCTGGTGTCCCGGGCTCGCACCACGGCCGGATCGCCGGCCGCCGCCGCCGCTCTGCGCCGCTGGAAAACGCAGGTGCGCACGGCCCACCGCGTACGGGTCCTGCTGCCGGCCGCGGTCGAGGGAGCGCTGCTTCGCCACCGCCGGCGCACCGACCTGGGCTGGATGGACGACCTGGTCGCGGCGCGGGTCGTGGCCGGGCCTCCGGGCGAAGACGAGGCCCGGTTCGAGGCGGGCCCGGTCGCCATCCGCGTGCCGGCGGGTGGGGAATCGGTCGTGGAGGAGGCCGTCGTGGTCGTGGCCCACCCCGTCGCCGGTGAGGACCACGCCGTCGCCGTTCAGGTCACGGAAGCCGAGCTCGGCATCCACGTCCACGAGGAGGACGTGGCACCCCTCGTCACCGCAGCTTTCACCCACCGCCTCGACGCGCTGCTCGATCGTGCCGTAACCGCGCTGGCCGTCCGCGTGGCCGCCGAGGACGACGCAGGATGA
- a CDS encoding hemolysin III family protein, producing MSVEAHDQSPAEAALTAVAPLLRGWLHLVCFVLSVPAGAALVAGAGSSRARVAGAVYAAGLSALFGVSAAYHRRRWSPAARRRMRRLDHATIFVMIAGSYTPLCVVALGGGLGTAILVVVWVGAALGAAFALFDVARKVSLASYIVLGWVMAVALPQLAHRVGGGAFALIVAGGLLYTVGGLVLARRRPDPVPAVFGYHEVWHVMVATAATCHYLAIASVVRSG from the coding sequence ATGAGCGTCGAGGCACACGACCAGTCGCCCGCCGAGGCGGCACTCACGGCGGTCGCCCCCCTGCTGCGCGGGTGGCTCCACCTGGTGTGCTTCGTCCTGTCCGTGCCCGCCGGTGCGGCGCTGGTGGCCGGCGCCGGCAGCTCGAGGGCGCGGGTGGCGGGCGCCGTGTATGCGGCCGGCCTGTCCGCATTGTTCGGCGTGAGCGCCGCGTACCACCGCCGACGATGGTCCCCGGCCGCCCGCCGCCGCATGCGCCGGCTCGACCACGCCACGATCTTCGTGATGATCGCCGGCTCGTACACGCCGCTGTGCGTCGTGGCGCTGGGCGGAGGGCTCGGCACCGCGATCCTCGTCGTCGTGTGGGTGGGCGCAGCCCTCGGCGCCGCCTTTGCCCTCTTCGACGTGGCCAGGAAGGTGAGCCTCGCCTCCTACATCGTGCTGGGGTGGGTCATGGCGGTGGCGTTGCCGCAGCTGGCCCACCGTGTCGGCGGCGGGGCGTTCGCCCTCATCGTGGCCGGGGGGCTGCTGTACACGGTCGGCGGCCTGGTGCTGGCCCGCCGCCGCCCGGACCCCGTTCCCGCCGTGTTCGGCTACCACGAGGTGTGGCACGTCATGGTCGCGACCGCTGCCACATGCCACTACCTGGCCATCGCCTCCGTCGTGCGGTCGGGCTGA
- a CDS encoding antitoxin, protein MNIGKLAQKAKAVVDKNGDKIAAGVGKATDFVDKKTKGKHHDKLEKLDGLAAKLDKSKDDDAGTPPAEPPPA, encoded by the coding sequence GTGAACATCGGCAAGCTCGCACAGAAGGCCAAGGCCGTCGTGGACAAGAACGGCGACAAGATCGCCGCGGGAGTCGGCAAGGCCACCGACTTCGTGGACAAGAAGACCAAGGGCAAGCACCACGACAAGCTGGAGAAGCTCGACGGCCTGGCCGCCAAGCTCGACAAGTCCAAGGACGACGACGCCGGCACGCCGCCGGCCGAACCTCCTCCGGCCTGA
- a CDS encoding ABC transporter ATP-binding protein, translating to MSREPLLRIAALTKRYGQVTALDGLTAEVPPGRIGVVGANGAGKTTLFRIMLGLARPTEGTVEVAGIAVATDPLGVRSMLGYMPEHECLPLDQTASDVVATFGELSGLPARAARQRASEVLDLVGLDEARFRPIGGFSTGMRQRAKLAQALVGGPDVVLLDEPTAGLDPAGREEMLALVARLGAFGISVLMSTHLLDDVQQVCDHVLMLDAGRLVVSGPTASLLERTGTVTVDVGHGAAPERLVDELARRGIAAGVVDGRVEAVVEGGDQLDVVRDVIAELGLPLYRLGSRLTSLDEVFLQRAGRP from the coding sequence GTGAGCCGCGAACCGCTGCTTCGCATCGCCGCGCTCACCAAGCGCTACGGCCAGGTGACCGCTCTCGACGGCCTCACCGCCGAGGTGCCACCCGGGCGCATCGGGGTGGTCGGGGCGAACGGCGCCGGGAAGACCACGCTGTTCCGCATCATGCTGGGACTGGCCAGGCCCACGGAGGGCACGGTGGAGGTGGCGGGCATCGCGGTGGCGACCGATCCCCTCGGCGTGCGGTCGATGCTCGGCTACATGCCTGAGCACGAGTGCCTTCCGCTCGACCAGACGGCGTCCGACGTGGTGGCGACCTTCGGGGAGCTGAGCGGCCTGCCGGCACGGGCGGCCCGCCAGCGGGCCTCGGAGGTGCTCGACCTGGTGGGGCTCGACGAGGCGCGCTTCCGCCCGATCGGGGGCTTCTCCACCGGGATGCGCCAGCGGGCCAAGCTGGCCCAGGCGCTGGTGGGGGGGCCCGACGTGGTGCTCCTCGACGAGCCCACCGCGGGTCTCGACCCGGCCGGGCGCGAGGAGATGCTGGCCCTGGTGGCCCGCCTTGGAGCCTTCGGCATCTCGGTGCTCATGTCGACGCACCTGCTCGACGACGTCCAGCAGGTCTGCGACCACGTCCTGATGCTCGACGCCGGCCGCCTCGTCGTGAGCGGCCCCACCGCTTCGCTGCTGGAGCGCACCGGCACGGTCACCGTCGACGTCGGCCACGGCGCCGCCCCGGAGCGGCTGGTCGACGAGCTGGCCCGGCGGGGGATCGCCGCCGGCGTGGTGGACGGCCGGGTGGAGGCGGTCGTCGAAGGTGGCGACCAGCTGGACGTGGTGCGCGACGTGATCGCCGAGCTCGGGCTGCCCCTGTACCGGTTGGGCTCCCGGCTCACCTCGCTCGACGAGGTCTTCCTGCAGCGGGCTGGTCGTCCGTGA